Genomic window (Nitrospirae bacterium YQR-1):
CCACTTAAGCATTTTTTTATACGAGTAATCAATAAAAACAGTTGAAACATCCGTAAAGTCATTTTTTAACAGAGAATCACCATGGCTTTCTGCTATCTCCTTTGCTATGACCTCTACATAATCACCCCTGTAACCATCCTCAGGAAAGGGATATTGTGAGTTAAACAGTGAGTGATAAATAGAAAAAACCGATTGGCCGAGAAGGGAGACCTGCCTGCCTGCATCGTTTATATAAAACTCTTTTACTACCTCAAAACCGGAGGCTGACAGAAGATTGGCAAGTGCTGCACCGATGGCGGCTCCCCTGCCATGTCCCAAATGCAGTGGTCCTGTGGGGTTAGCGCTTACAAACTCTATTTGTACTTTCTTCCCAGCCCCCTGCTCCAGTCGCAAAAAGCTCTCACTGTCGTTATAGAGCAGCTTTAAACGATTGTAGAGAAAGGCACTCTTAAGGTGAAAGTTTATAAATCCGGGACCGAGAATCTCTATTTTTTCAAACATACTGTTTATCTCAGTGTGAGCGTTGAGGTTTGAAATAATAGCCTCGGCAATTTTTCTGGGCGGTGAGTTTAACTTACCGGATAAGTTCATGGCTACAGGAGTTGAAATATCCCCCTGCCCCTGCCGCCTTGGCATCTCCACCTCGGCAAAGTCTAAAGTAACTCCCATGCCTTTAACTGCATCCAATATGAATTTTCCTATCATGTGAAACAAGTTCCTTTTCTAAATGTATTTACCTGATAAGGTAACATAGTCTTCTTTATTGAGGCAATTGCGATGATTGTGATTTAAATCAGCCGTATTGACTATTTAATCTTATTTTGTTAAACTGCAATGAGTGCTTTGTAACTGAGGAGAGGCATTGTGAATATAATGACGGATATAAACATACATTCTGTTTTAGACCACCTTAACGACGGCCTGTGTCTGCTGGATTCAGAAAGAAAGATAATATTTTGGAACAGAGCTGCAGAGACAATATCAGGATTCAGTAGTTCCGAGGTTACAGGTAATCATAATACGCAGAGCATTATTACTCATGTGACTTCAGACGGAGTATTGTTGGCAAATGAGACTTGTTTGCTGACAAAAACTTACAATGACGGAGCAGAGCGGGAATCGGAGGCTTACATCCGGCACAAGGACGGGCGGCATATATACGTGCACTCCCGCATATTTCCACTTTGGAGTAAAGACCGTTTGGGTATTGTAGGGATAGGCGAGGTATTTACCGACAGACGGCCCCTTCACAGAGGCACAGAGCCGGTCTCCATTTGCACAAGGGAGTGCTGTGAGAGTATTCTTCAGGCAAAACTGGACACACTGAATAAAACAGGGATAGCTTTTGGGCTTTTTCTAGTTGCAATTGACCAGATAGAGGGTAACACAGACACTTTGGGTGCAAACTCTGAGGCTGGAAATGATGAAATTTTGGAGATGCTGAGACAGAGGATTGTAAAGGCAATACGGGGAAATGACAAGATTGGTTTATGGGGAACATATATATTGATGGTTATTACCAATAATGTGGAGGACAGTAACATCAGAATGATTGGTGAGCGTCTCTTTAAAGTTGTTTGTGTAAAAGAGGTGTCGGTAAATTCAGTTTCATTTACACCGACTGTTTCTGTTGGGGCAACTGTGGCAAATATTGGGGATACAGTGACCACAATCATAAAAAGGGCTGACAGAGCTATGAATCAAAGCCTTACCTCCGGTGGAAACCGTATCAGCATAATTTAGGAGACAGCAATACAATGGCAGCACCTACAATACCAATACAAGGCCAGCTTTTAGTACAGGCAGGGTTGGTCACGGAAAAACAGGTAATGGAAGCATTTGAACTTCAAAAATCAGAGGGTAAGCGTCTCGGCTCTATGCTGACAAAACTTGGACATATAAAAGAAGAGGACCTTGCAGGGTTTTACAGTAAACAGTACAAGGTACCTTTCATCGATATGAGTAAATATCAGATAGACCTTGCACTTCTGAAAAAAGTGCCTTTTGAAAAAGCCAGAAAACACGTAATGATACCTATTACCATGGAAGGCGAAGCTCTGAGGCTTGCCATTGCCGACCCCTCAAATAATCCTGCAATTGAAGACGTAAAATTTATTACAAGAATGAAGGTGGCGGTGCATGTGGCAACCGAGTCGGCTATTATGCAAGCCATTGAACAGAATTATCCTAAGGCTGACCAGCAGAAGCTGGTGCCTGAGGGAGCCAGAGGAGGCGCTAAAACAACCCTGGATATGTCGGAAATTAATAAGCTCCTTGGCAAAGTTACTCAAAATGTCACCATTGTTGACCAAAAGGAAGAGAAGATTTCACTGTCTGAGGCAGGCACTGCTCCTATTATACAGTTGGTAAACGGTATTTTGATGAATGCTATAAGTGACAGGGCAAGTGATATCCATATAGAGCCGTGGGAGAAGGAGCTTCGCATCAGATACAGGGTGGACGGTGTGCTGAAGCAGGCTTTCCCCCCGTTTCCCGATACCATTAAGAATCCCCTTATCTCAAGAATAAAAATAATGTCCCGTCTTGATATATCTGAGAGGCGTATCCCTCAGGATGGAAGAATAAAGCTGAAATATGAGGGTGGTGAGGTTGACTTCCGTGTGTCAACTTTGCCGTTACAGTTTGGCGAGAAGGTTGTTATGAGGCTTCTGGATAAGTCCAACCTGAACCTTGATTTAAGCATTCTGGGTTTTGACGAAACACAATTGAATGATTTCGTTGAGTCAATAGAAAAACCATTTGGAATGGTTCTGGTAACCGGACCTACCGGAAGTGGCAAGACAACCACCCTGTACTCAGGGCTTTCACATCTGAACAAACCGGGGGTGAACATAATGACTGCGGAGGACCCGGTTGAGTATAATCTTGCAGGTATTAATCAGGTGCAGGTAAAGCCTGAGGTGGGGTTAACGTTTGCAAACGCCCTGAGGGCCTTTTTGCGGCAGGACCCTGACATAATACTGGTTGGTGAGATTAGAGACCAGGAGACTGCCGAGATAGGTGTTAAGGCTGCACTAACAGGGCATCTGGTTCTAAGCACCCTTCACACAAACGATGCACCGTCCACAGTCACAAGGCTCTTAAACATTGGAATAGAGCCTTTTCTTGTGTCATCATCCGTTGTACTTATCGTTGCACAGAGATTAGCAAGAAGAATTTGCAAGAAATGTAAAATAGAGGATACAAACGTATCTGAAAAATTGCTGCTGAAAGCCGGTGTATCTCCGGATGAGATAGCAGACTTTAAATGCTTTGTCGGCAGCGGCTGCCCTGAGTGCGGTGATACCGGCTATAAGGGCAGGTTGGCCCTGCATGAGGTCATGCCGATGCGTAGTGAGTTAAAAGAGGTTATTCTCAGTGGGGGAACTGCTGAGAGCATCAAGCGGGAGGCTGTAAAGATGGGCATGTTGACACTGCGGCAAAGTGGTTTAAAAAAGGTTAAACAGGGGCTTACCTCTGTGGAAGAGGTCTTTAGAAACACCATTGGTGATTAAAATGCTGTTAAAAACGAGGTTAATATAATGGCTAAACTTGTTACGTTGCTTGAGGTACTTTCAGATGAAGACATACAGTGGCTTCTTTCAACCGGTGTGGAGGAGACAATCGGACCTGATACTGTGGTCATCAAAGCAGGGGAGTATATTGAATACATCTATATAGTGTTGGAGGGATCGTTGGGAGTGTTTCTTGCAAAAGGGGAGAAACAGATAAACACTGTGGGCCCGGGAGAGATACTTGGGGAGATGTCCTACATCGAGGATACACAAACATCCGCCACTGTCATTTCTCTTGAGACTACCGTGCTCTTAAATATTTCAAGGGAATCTCTGGATAACAGGATAAGCGAGGAGCCTGATTTCGGAAGGCGATTGTATAAGGGCGTCAGCATTGCTGTTTCACAAAGACTCAGGCAAGCCATGCTGCGGGTGGATTATATGCTTGATATGATAGAAAAAGCAAAAATATGGCATATATAATTACAAATGTTTGTTTTTGCAAATAACATAAGATGACCCGTCAAGCACTTTTCCTCTATAAATTTTTTGTACCATATCACTGTTTGAACACAGCGTGGTATCTGTGACTATAGCATCAATCCATGGTCTCTCTCCGTGTTTTCCTCTGTCAACAAGTATGTACATATTTTTATTTTCTTTATTGATTTTATGTTTAATCTCATGTAGTGACCCAAGCATGTCCACGGTAAGCGGAGCAATGGAGAGTTGTGGAAAGGTTTTTGAGTATATTTCGACAACCGTCCCGGGAAGGCCCCATCTGGGATCATAAATTAAAACCCCTGCTTCCAGACTTTTTAATTTATCCAGCATTTGATAGACTCCGAGCCCGTTTGCCCAATGAGCCTTTGTCTCGGTCATAGATATATCGCTCTGTCCGTATTTTAACAGGCTGGAATAATTATTCCATGTCTGACAGAGACCTGTTAAAATTAAAATCGCCCAAAAAACAACGGCATACTTAGTGAATTTCAATTTCTCACTGACCAAAGCCATGGATATGGCAACCGGAAAGTACCAAAAATATAAACACATCCCAAAGTGGCGCATGAAGTTAGGCTTGAGGTATATAACGGCTGCCATAAAAGAACATATCCACAGTGAAACCAAAAGTAAGAAAGACAGCGGCTTTTTGCGTAAAAACCAAAATCCTGCAGTTACAAGAAGAAAGTAAAAAAGCACAGCCCACGGGTAATCAATAAACAGGGTTTCAGAAAAGTAGAATTTCAGATTTCCAAACCAATCATGGAAGGGAAATGCAAAGATTTCCGTGTTTGTCCTTATCTGGGACTGGTAATTAGATGCGGCTTTAACCGCAGCATATTTAGAGGGAATCCACAAAGGAGTCAATAAAACCGATAAAGTGGTAATAAGAAAAAACTTTCCAAAATAAATCATGAATTTACTTTTTAGTGTGTCCAAAAACTCTCTGAAGGTTTTACCTTTAGCGCATATAAGCAGAGGGATAAACACAGCAAAAGCAAACCATGCCTTGGCGGACTCTTTTGTTGCCGTCATGGCAAGGCAAAACAGTAATGACAGGATGCCATGATAAAACCTGCCGTCAACCATATAGCGCCAAAGGAAATACAGAAAAGCAATACCGAATCCATACATATAAACCTCGGCAATAGCAATAGCATTAAAATAAAAAAAATAAGCTGAAAATAACATGAGATATGCAAAAAACACAGCCGCCTCCTCTGTCCAAATCTCTGCAATAAGCTTCTTAGCAAAATAAAAACCACAAAAACCGACAATTACAGAACATAATCTTACACCCCAGACCGGGTTATCAGTAACACTCACGGTTAATGATGTAATCCAGTACTGAAGGGGATCCTTGTAGTCGCCGAAAAATGAACCATCCATGGAGACATA
Coding sequences:
- a CDS encoding cyclic nucleotide-binding domain-containing protein, translated to MAKLVTLLEVLSDEDIQWLLSTGVEETIGPDTVVIKAGEYIEYIYIVLEGSLGVFLAKGEKQINTVGPGEILGEMSYIEDTQTSATVISLETTVLLNISRESLDNRISEEPDFGRRLYKGVSIAVSQRLRQAMLRVDYMLDMIEKAKIWHI
- a CDS encoding diguanylate cyclase, which translates into the protein MTDINIHSVLDHLNDGLCLLDSERKIIFWNRAAETISGFSSSEVTGNHNTQSIITHVTSDGVLLANETCLLTKTYNDGAERESEAYIRHKDGRHIYVHSRIFPLWSKDRLGIVGIGEVFTDRRPLHRGTEPVSICTRECCESILQAKLDTLNKTGIAFGLFLVAIDQIEGNTDTLGANSEAGNDEILEMLRQRIVKAIRGNDKIGLWGTYILMVITNNVEDSNIRMIGERLFKVVCVKEVSVNSVSFTPTVSVGATVANIGDTVTTIIKRADRAMNQSLTSGGNRISII
- the pilB gene encoding type IV-A pilus assembly ATPase PilB; the protein is MAAPTIPIQGQLLVQAGLVTEKQVMEAFELQKSEGKRLGSMLTKLGHIKEEDLAGFYSKQYKVPFIDMSKYQIDLALLKKVPFEKARKHVMIPITMEGEALRLAIADPSNNPAIEDVKFITRMKVAVHVATESAIMQAIEQNYPKADQQKLVPEGARGGAKTTLDMSEINKLLGKVTQNVTIVDQKEEKISLSEAGTAPIIQLVNGILMNAISDRASDIHIEPWEKELRIRYRVDGVLKQAFPPFPDTIKNPLISRIKIMSRLDISERRIPQDGRIKLKYEGGEVDFRVSTLPLQFGEKVVMRLLDKSNLNLDLSILGFDETQLNDFVESIEKPFGMVLVTGPTGSGKTTTLYSGLSHLNKPGVNIMTAEDPVEYNLAGINQVQVKPEVGLTFANALRAFLRQDPDIILVGEIRDQETAEIGVKAALTGHLVLSTLHTNDAPSTVTRLLNIGIEPFLVSSSVVLIVAQRLARRICKKCKIEDTNVSEKLLLKAGVSPDEIADFKCFVGSGCPECGDTGYKGRLALHEVMPMRSELKEVILSGGTAESIKREAVKMGMLTLRQSGLKKVKQGLTSVEEVFRNTIGD
- a CDS encoding glycosyltransferase family 39 protein, with product MLVNFSGMFLFVPHNDEINYAQYAQLMHRDWENYKYVSMDGSFFGDYKDPLQYWITSLTVSVTDNPVWGVRLCSVIVGFCGFYFAKKLIAEIWTEEAAVFFAYLMLFSAYFFYFNAIAIAEVYMYGFGIAFLYFLWRYMVDGRFYHGILSLLFCLAMTATKESAKAWFAFAVFIPLLICAKGKTFREFLDTLKSKFMIYFGKFFLITTLSVLLTPLWIPSKYAAVKAASNYQSQIRTNTEIFAFPFHDWFGNLKFYFSETLFIDYPWAVLFYFLLVTAGFWFLRKKPLSFLLLVSLWICSFMAAVIYLKPNFMRHFGMCLYFWYFPVAISMALVSEKLKFTKYAVVFWAILILTGLCQTWNNYSSLLKYGQSDISMTETKAHWANGLGVYQMLDKLKSLEAGVLIYDPRWGLPGTVVEIYSKTFPQLSIAPLTVDMLGSLHEIKHKINKENKNMYILVDRGKHGERPWIDAIVTDTTLCSNSDMVQKIYRGKVLDGSSYVICKNKHL